From one Mesoplodon densirostris isolate mMesDen1 chromosome 19, mMesDen1 primary haplotype, whole genome shotgun sequence genomic stretch:
- the LOC132479808 gene encoding carcinoembryonic antigen-related cell adhesion molecule 7-like has protein sequence MEPPLAHARRGCIPWNGLLLAVSLVTFWNLPTTVQLTIESVPFNAAEGTDVLLLVHNVTGDLLGYGWYRGESVENNQLIASCRIDSSASAIGPAHSGRETIYPNGSLLFQNVTQNDTGYYTLLITKNDLQTERLAGQLRVYPVVPTPVITSNNSNPVEQDTVVLTCGPETQDTSHTWWVNNQSLPNSTRLELSEDNRTLTLFHVTRNDTGPYMCETQNPVGVSCSDPFTLNVIYPVAQPSIEASNTTVTENENTVVLTCRTNDTGISICWFFNGQSLLLTDRMKLSPDNNTLTINPVRREDAGDYQCEVSNLGNSSKSDPLRLDVKYVSTQGSSSGLSGGTVAGIVIGVLAGVALIAALVYFLYIRKTGEASDQRDLTEHKSSDHNQSQGHSDNPPNKIDEVAYSALNFNAWESKKPTSASPSATETVYSEVKNK, from the exons ATGGAGCCCCCCTTAGCCCATGCCCGCAGAGGGTGCATCCCCTGGAATGGACTCCTGCTGGCAG TCTCACTCGTAACCTTCTGGAACCTTCCCACCACTGTGCAACTCACTATTGAATCGGTGCCCTTCAATGCTGCAGAAGGCACAGATGTTCTTCTACTTGTCCACAATGTGACAGGGGACCTTCTAGGCTATGGCTGGTACAGAGGAGAAAGTGTAGAGAACAACCAACTAATTGCATCATGTAGAATAGACAGTAGTGCAAGTGCCATTGGGCCTGCACACAGCGGTCGAGAGACAATATACCCCAATGGATCCCTGCTGTTCCAGAACGTCACCCAGAACGACACAGGATACTACACCCTGCTCATTACAAAGAATGATTTACAGACTGAAAGACTAGCTGGACAACTCCGCGTATACC CGGTGGTGCCCACCCCCGTTATCACCAGCAACAACTCCAACCCTGTGGAGCAGGACACTGTAGTGTTAACATGTGGGCCTGAGACTCAGGACACCTCCCACACATGGTGGGTCAACAATCAGAGCCTCCCCAACAGCACCAGGCTGGAACTGTCTGAGGACAACAGGACGCTCACTTTATTCCATGTCACGAGGAATGACACAGGACCCTATATGTGTGAAACTCAGAACCCAGTGGGTGTCAGCTGCAGTGACCCATTCACCCTGAATGTCATCT ACCCAGTGGCACAGCCCTCCATCGAAGCCAGCAACACCACAGTCACAGAAAATGAGAATACCGTGGTCCTGACCTGCCGCACAAATGACACTGGGATCTCCATATGCTGGTTTTTCAATGGCCAGAGTCTACTGCTCACGGACAGGATGAAGCTGTCCCCAGACAACAACACCCTCACCATCAACCCCGTCAGGAGGGAGGATGCCGGGGATTATCAGTGTGAGGTCTCCAACCTGGGCAATTCCAGCAAAAGTGACCCCCTCAGGCTGGATGTGAAAT ATGTTTCAACACAAGGAAGTTCTTCTGGCCTCTCAGGTGGTACTGTCGCTGGCATCGTGATTGGAGTCCTGGCTGGGGTAGCTCTGATAGCAGCCTTGGTGTATTTTCTGTACATCAGAAAAACTGGAGA GGCAAGTGACCAGCGCGATCTCACAGAGCACAAATCCTCAGACCACAACCAGA GTCAGGGCCACTCTGACAATCCACCTAACAAG ATTGACGAAGTTGCATATTCTGCCCTGAACTTCAATGCCTGGGAATCAAAGAAACCAACTTCAGCCTCCCCATCAGCCACAGAAACAGTTTATTCAGAAGTGAAAAATAAGTAA